Proteins from a genomic interval of Bradyrhizobium sp. CCGB01:
- a CDS encoding copper chaperone PCu(A)C encodes MKTMLKDVMFAAFALALCAAPAVADDVKAGDLVISQAWSRATPGGAKVAGGYLTIENKGTTADRLVSVSADIAGKAEVHEMAMDNGVMKMRPLDKGLIIDPGKTVKLAPGGNHLMLQELKGPFKQGDKVPVTLQFEKAGKVAVSLDVQGVGAQAPGDGGHMMKKMPDHSGMKM; translated from the coding sequence ATGAAGACGATGTTGAAAGATGTGATGTTCGCGGCGTTCGCTCTGGCGCTTTGCGCAGCGCCAGCGGTGGCCGACGATGTCAAGGCCGGCGATCTCGTCATCTCGCAGGCGTGGAGCCGGGCAACGCCGGGCGGCGCCAAGGTCGCGGGCGGTTATCTCACCATCGAGAACAAGGGGACGACGGCCGACAGGCTGGTCAGCGTGTCCGCCGATATCGCCGGGAAGGCCGAGGTACACGAGATGGCGATGGACAACGGCGTGATGAAGATGCGCCCGCTCGACAAGGGGCTCATCATCGATCCCGGCAAGACGGTGAAGCTCGCACCTGGCGGCAATCACCTGATGCTGCAGGAGCTGAAGGGCCCGTTCAAGCAGGGCGACAAGGTGCCGGTGACGCTTCAGTTCGAGAAGGCCGGCAAGGTCGCGGTCTCCCTCGACGTGCAGGGCGTCGGCGCGCAGGCGCCCGGCGACGGCGGACACATGATGAAGAAAATGCCTGATCATTCGGGAATGAAGATGTGA
- a CDS encoding sialidase family protein, protein MVRSGLLGIVALAFLQGAALAQMHGQHASEAACDEPKLRCATKVTPAFGPDGTLWLVWMAGGQVSVASSPDAGRSFSAPTQVTTKRLNLDWGPDARPKIVVDRKGDIALAFSIFRDEAFNGQVLYTRSDDGGKSFAELKPMTANNESQRFEALALDQDGTVFAAWLDKRNRVPAKEAGRKYEGAGLFFASSRDGGATYAEAGLARDNTCECCRLGLTFAAPGRPAVIFRNIFDGGVRDHAVMTFTDVATPGELHRVSNDDWQINACPHHGPSLTVAPNGTYHVAWYTNGKARKGLFYAHSRDEGRTFSAPMPLGAPGRNPTRPYVLAGLSGTVMVWKEFDGEKTSVQMTISRDDGETWSPPKTISSTTDTSDHPLLVSNGRQTYLSWMTKADGYRLTVIEDQP, encoded by the coding sequence ATGGTCCGAAGCGGCTTGCTCGGGATCGTCGCTCTTGCGTTCTTGCAAGGTGCGGCGCTTGCGCAGATGCACGGTCAGCATGCGTCGGAGGCGGCCTGTGACGAGCCGAAGCTGCGCTGCGCGACCAAGGTGACGCCCGCATTCGGCCCGGACGGAACGCTGTGGCTGGTCTGGATGGCGGGAGGGCAGGTCTCCGTTGCGAGTTCGCCAGATGCAGGGCGTAGTTTCTCGGCCCCCACCCAGGTTACGACGAAGCGGCTGAACCTTGATTGGGGGCCGGATGCCCGGCCGAAGATCGTGGTCGATCGCAAAGGAGACATCGCGCTCGCATTCTCGATCTTCAGGGACGAGGCCTTCAACGGCCAGGTGCTGTACACGCGATCCGACGACGGCGGAAAGAGTTTTGCGGAGCTGAAACCGATGACCGCAAACAACGAGAGCCAGCGTTTCGAGGCGCTGGCGCTCGATCAGGACGGAACGGTCTTCGCGGCCTGGCTGGACAAGCGCAATCGCGTCCCCGCGAAGGAGGCGGGGCGGAAGTACGAAGGGGCAGGGCTATTCTTTGCCTCGTCACGCGATGGCGGTGCCACCTACGCCGAGGCCGGTCTCGCGCGCGACAATACCTGCGAATGCTGCCGGCTGGGGTTGACCTTCGCGGCACCCGGGCGGCCGGCCGTGATCTTCAGGAACATTTTTGACGGCGGTGTGCGCGATCATGCGGTGATGACGTTTACCGACGTCGCGACGCCCGGCGAGCTCCATCGGGTCAGCAATGACGACTGGCAGATCAATGCCTGCCCGCATCACGGGCCGAGCCTCACCGTTGCGCCGAACGGGACCTATCACGTCGCCTGGTATACGAACGGGAAGGCGCGGAAGGGATTGTTCTATGCCCATTCGCGCGACGAAGGCCGCACGTTCTCCGCGCCCATGCCGCTTGGAGCGCCGGGGCGCAACCCGACGCGTCCTTACGTGCTTGCAGGCCTTTCCGGAACTGTGATGGTCTGGAAGGAGTTCGACGGCGAGAAGACCTCGGTCCAGATGACGATCTCCCGCGACGACGGCGAGACCTGGTCGCCGCCGAAGACGATATCGAGCACGACCGACACCTCCGACCACCCGTTGCTGGTCTCCAACGGCCGACAGACCTATCTGTCATGGATGACGAAAGCGGATGGCTATCGGCTCACGGTAATCGAGGACCAGCCATGA
- a CDS encoding TlpA disulfide reductase family protein translates to MKRRFAGILGLTILIASASVLEAGPALKPFERGTWQSVLKGHAGRPTLVHFWGVTCGPCKVELPELGQFAKDHPGIDVVTISADLVPNLPAATQSMLDKAGLSSTENFIFSDGFVERLRFEIDPAWQGDIPRTMLISRDGTITTIEGSAEMADLEKWSGQQLATH, encoded by the coding sequence ATGAAACGTCGATTTGCAGGCATTCTGGGCCTGACCATCCTGATCGCGTCGGCATCTGTGCTTGAGGCGGGGCCGGCGCTGAAGCCATTCGAACGCGGCACCTGGCAGAGCGTGCTTAAGGGCCACGCCGGTCGCCCGACGCTCGTGCACTTCTGGGGCGTGACCTGCGGGCCGTGCAAGGTCGAGCTGCCGGAGCTCGGGCAGTTTGCAAAGGATCATCCCGGGATCGACGTCGTCACGATCAGCGCCGATCTCGTGCCGAACCTGCCGGCCGCGACGCAATCGATGCTCGACAAGGCGGGACTATCGTCGACCGAGAACTTCATCTTCAGCGACGGCTTTGTCGAGCGTCTGCGGTTCGAGATCGATCCTGCCTGGCAGGGTGACATTCCCCGGACCATGCTCATCTCCCGGGATGGGACCATCACCACGATCGAAGGTTCGGCCGAAATGGCTGACCTTGAAAAGTGGTCGGGCCAACAGCTCGCCACACACTAA